The following proteins come from a genomic window of Rissa tridactyla isolate bRisTri1 chromosome 25, bRisTri1.patW.cur.20221130, whole genome shotgun sequence:
- the RASAL3 gene encoding RAS protein activator like-3 isoform X4, producing the protein MEVEKPPLGPEPPTLLKTYKWRTAAPMGDREAERGTGSPGSRRWTRLQGWKRSYSQPESDGPDDGAGKGSACSGAPKASTRRSLFQRAFSAPSKGTKETRGPEGGKATLQKYLRSMSKRKGHVESGARAEQVPRDAVPASTHGTSSIPLAPAPDAQVWDVSNFSLVDGHLVLVGREEEASCRSRNRTGSSTSESTNLHPAGGRRDPDLLTDERCTRGAGRSTESETSPTSQFSNVKGLLWKRLRERKGRGAPKVETPVATVPDGERVPSRSGSRESLLPPPSAAELDLTGDNVIVRPVHGSIVGEKFCFQIITGEGSRSFGCTSLAERDRWIENLRRTVQPNKDNCERLELALSLWVYEARDLPPRRRLRCHLHLDGTLFARTTAKVAGPDGELFWGELFQLAALPPSRALTLALCRDDHPSQPVASITVPLTELAATRQPLERWYPLSCPGGGERVPSVRVRGRYREVRVLPIVRYKELAEFITFHYRELCARLEPTIAVRHKEELAGALVRVLQSTGKAKSFLIDLGVAELDRFDDREALIFRENTLATKAIDEYMKLVGGKYLQDTLGEAVAQLCTSDDSCEVDPSKCAGLDLSDNQNNLQQVCEETFQRIATSCEAFPAELGEIFAAWQEECVARGKAPIGQRLVSASLFLRFLCPAIMSPSLFGLVQEYPSEATARTLTLVAKVIQNLANFTTFGEKEAYMGFMNEFLEHNWSTMTDFLQSVANPENSIHMATYDGYVDLALELATLHLLLCDIFSSLDQATQEELEPLPTILTAIKEGTPVPVSVRLSSTTERSPAESFKPGFVPPRDLSKHSPLIKSQSLISIRRVRGREDGPEPEPSPAPVPSPPPSRERRNVQRTQSVPAQNKAARRLRKQSSVEHVAEPPAEDNPGSLVPRDAPGRGKMRSSASLPRKSTVPWQRYAEEAAAAAAAQGELYAIRPLEKYGRLIEAVRKEVAENREKLRLAEARAGEMEVQQRGLRQEQGQHREQLERLRQQLEEANARAANLGARLTAAEGTRKKDLERLKTSEEKSRELERRLSALEREQAELRAAIAQALGHPGRTGRRVLARGWDESGDDAQATSV; encoded by the exons ATGGAGGTGGAGAAACCCCCGCTGGGACCAGAGCCACCGACTCTACTGAAGACCTACAAATGGCGAacggcagcacccatgggtgaccGGGAAGCCGAGAGGGGCACCGGCTCCCCGGGCAGCCGGCGCTGGACCCGCTTACAAGGATGGAAACGTTCCTACAGCCAACCCGAGTCCGATGGCCCCGATGATGGGGCTGGAAAGGGCAGCGCCTGTTCGGGGGCACCCAAAGCCAGCACCCGCCGGTCCCTCTTCCAACGGGCCTTTTCGGCCCCCTCCAAGGGGACCAAGGAGACACGGGGACCTGAGGGTGGGAAGGCCACCCTGCAGAAGTACCTGCGCTCCATGTCCAAGAGGAAGGGTCATGTGGAGAGCGGTGCCAGGGCTGAGCAGGTGCCCCGTGATGCTGTCCCAG CGAGCACCCATGGGACGTCATCGATCCCGCTGGCTCCAGCACCCGATGCCCAGGTGTGGGATGTCTCCAACTTCTCGTTGGTGGACGGCCATCTGGTCCTcgtgggcagggaggaggag GCTTCGTGCAGGAGCAGGAACCGGACGGGGAGCTCCACCTCCGAGAGCACCAACCTGCACCCGGCGGGCGGCAGGAGGGACCCCG ACCTGCTTACGGATGAGAGATGCACCCGGGGCGCCGGGAGAAGCACCGAGAGCGAGACCTCCCCCACCTCCCAGTTCAGTAATGTCAAG GGGCTGTTGTGGAAAAGGCTCCGGGAACGGAAAGGTCGTGGCGCCCCCAAAGTCGAGACGCCGGTGGCGACGGTCCCCGACGGCGAGAG GGTCCCCAGCCGGAGCGGTTCACGGGAGTCGCTGCTGCCACCGCCCAGCGCGGCCGAGCTGGACCTCACCGGGGACAACGTCATCGTCCGGCCCGTGCACGGCAGCATCGTGGGCGAGAAGTTCTGCTTTCAG ATCATCACGGGCGAGGGCAGCCGGTCCTTTGGGTGCACGTCCCTGGCCGAGCGCGACCGCTGGATCGAGAACCTGCGCCGGACCGTGCAGCCCAACAAG GACAACTGCGAGCGGCTGGAGTTGGCGCTGAGCCTGTGGGTGTACGAAGCACGAGACCTGCCACCTCGGCGGCGTCTCCGTTGTCACCTCCACCTGGACGGCACCCTCTTTGCCCGTACCACCGCCAAGGTGGCTGGTCCCGATGGCGAGCTCTTTTGGGGTGAACTCTTCCAGTTGGCCGCCCTACCACCCTCCCGTGCCCTCACTCTCGCCCTTTGCCGTGATGACCACCCCAGTCAACCAGTGGCCTCCATCACTGTCCCCTTGACCGAGTTGGCGGCCACCCGGCAGCCCTTGGAGCGCTGGTACCCGCTGAGCTGTCCTGGGGGAGGCGAGCGGGTGCCGTCGGTGAGGGTGCGCGGGCGCTACCGGGAGGTGCGGGTGCTGCCCATCGTGCGTTACAAGGAGTTGGCCGAGTTCATCACCTTCCACTACCGGGAGCTGTGTGCCCGTCTGGAGCCCACCATCGCCGTACGGCACAAGGAGGAACTGGCCGGTGCCCTGGTCCGCGTCTTGCAGAGCACTGGGAAGGCCAAG TCATTCCTCATCGACCTCGGTGTGGCCGAGCTGGACCGTTTCGATGACCGTGAGGCACTGATCTTCCGTGAGAACACATTGGCCACCAAGGCCATCGACGAGTACATGAAACTGGTGGGGGGCAAGTACCTCCAGGACACACTGG GTGAGGCCGTGGCCCAGCTCTGCACCTCAGATGATAGCTGCGAGGTGGATCCCAGCAAATGTGCCGGCCTTGACCTCTCTGACAACCAGAACAACCTGCAGCAGGTCTGCGAGGAGACCTTCCAGCGCATCGCTACGTCCTGCGA agccttcccagcagagctgggcgaGATCTTtgcagcctggcaggaggagtGCGTGGCGCGGGGCAAGGCACCCATCGGGCAGCGCCTGGTCTCAGCCTCCCTCTTCCTGCGGTTCCTCTGCCCCGCCATCATGTCCCCCAGCCTCTTCGGCCTTGTCCAGGAGTACCCAAGTGAGGCCACTGCCCGTACCCTCACCCTGGTGGCCAAGGTCATCCAGAACCTGGCCAACTTCACCAC GTTTGGTGAGAAGGAGGCCTACATGGGCTTCATGAATGAGTTCTTGGAGCACAACTGGAGCACCATGACAGACTTCCTGCAGAGCGTGGCCAACCCCGAGAACAGCATCCACATGGCCACCTACGACGGCTACGTGGACCTGGCTCTGGAGCTCGCCACTCTCCACCTCCTGCTCTGCGACATCTTCTCCAGCCTGGACCAG GCCacgcaggaggagctggagccccTGCCCACCATCCTCACCGCTATCAAGGAAGGGACCCCTGTCCCCGTCTCCGTCCGACTCAGCTCCACCACAGAGCGAAG CCCGGCAGAGAGCTTCAAACCAGGCTTCGTGCCACCACGGGACCTGAGCAAGCACAGCCCCCTCATCAAGAGCCAGTCCCTCATCAGCATCCGTCGCGTCCGGGGTCGGGAGGACGGGCCGGAACCGGAGCCATCACCGGCACCGGTACCGTCACCGCCGCCCAGCCGGGAACGTCGCAACGTGCAACGCACCCAGAGCGTGCCGGCGCAGAACAAAGCCGCCCGGCGCCTACGCAAGCAGAGCAGCGTCGAGCACGTGGCGGAGCCACCGGCTGAGGACAACCCAGGGTCCCTTGTCCCCCGCGACGCCCCG GGTCGCGGGAAGATGCGCTCGTCGGCGTCGCTGCCGCGCAAATCGACGGTGCCATGGCAGCGCTacgcggaggaggcggcggcggcggcggcggcacagGGCGAGCTCTACGCCATCCGCCCGCTGGAGAAG TACGGGCGGTTGATCGAGGCGGTGCGGAAGGAGGTGGCTGAAAACCGGGAGAAGTTACGGCTGGCAGAGGCGCGGGCCGGGGAGATGGAGGTCCAGCAGCGGGGGTTGcggcaggagcaggggcagcaCCGAGAGCAGCTGGAGCggctccggcagcagctggaggaggcaaATGCCCGCGCGGCCAATTTGGGGGCCAG GCTGACGgcggctgaaggcaccaggaagaAGGACCTGGAGAGGCTGAAGACCAGCGAGGAGAAGAGCCGAGAGCTG GAGAGACGGCTGTCGGCGCTGGAGAGGGAGCAGGCGGAGCTGCGGGCTGCCATCGCCCAAGCTCTGGGCCACCCCGGGAGGACGGGACGCCGGGTGCTGGCACGGGGTTGGGACGAGAGCGGTGACGATGCTCAGGCCACCAGCGTGTAA
- the RASAL3 gene encoding RAS protein activator like-3 isoform X2: MEVEKPPLGPEPPTLLKTYKWRTAAPMGDREAERGTGSPGSRRWTRLQGWKRSYSQPESDGPDDGAGKGSACSGAPKASTRRSLFQRAFSAPSKGTKETRGPEGGKATLQKYLRSMSKRKGHVESGARAEQVPRDAVPASTHGTSSIPLAPAPDAQVWDVSNFSLVDGHLVLVGREEEASCRSRNRTGSSTSESTNLHPAGGRRDPASPPAMGPRRWLLCTAQGDLLTDERCTRGAGRSTESETSPTSQFSNVKGLLWKRLRERKGRGAPKVETPVATVPDGERVPSRSGSRESLLPPPSAAELDLTGDNVIVRPVHGSIVGEKFCFQIITGEGSRSFGCTSLAERDRWIENLRRTVQPNKDNCERLELALSLWVYEARDLPPRRRLRCHLHLDGTLFARTTAKVAGPDGELFWGELFQLAALPPSRALTLALCRDDHPSQPVASITVPLTELAATRQPLERWYPLSCPGGGERVPSVRVRGRYREVRVLPIVRYKELAEFITFHYRELCARLEPTIAVRHKEELAGALVRVLQSTGKAKSFLIDLGVAELDRFDDREALIFRENTLATKAIDEYMKLVGGKYLQDTLGEAVAQLCTSDDSCEVDPSKCAGLDLSDNQNNLQQVCEETFQRIATSCEAFPAELGEIFAAWQEECVARGKAPIGQRLVSASLFLRFLCPAIMSPSLFGLVQEYPSEATARTLTLVAKVIQNLANFTTFGEKEAYMGFMNEFLEHNWSTMTDFLQSVANPENSIHMATYDGYVDLALELATLHLLLCDIFSSLDQATQEELEPLPTILTAIKEGTPVPVSVRLSSTTERSPAESFKPGFVPPRDLSKHSPLIKSQSLISIRRVRGREDGPEPEPSPAPVPSPPPSRERRNVQRTQSVPAQNKAARRLRKQSSVEHVAEPPAEDNPGSLVPRDAPGRGKMRSSASLPRKSTVPWQRYAEEAAAAAAAQGELYAIRPLEKYGRLIEAVRKEVAENREKLRLAEARAGEMEVQQRGLRQEQGQHREQLERLRQQLEEANARAANLGARLTAAEGTRKKDLERLKTSEEKSRELERRLSALEREQAELRAAIAQALGHPGRTGRRVLARGWDESGDDAQATSV, from the exons ATGGAGGTGGAGAAACCCCCGCTGGGACCAGAGCCACCGACTCTACTGAAGACCTACAAATGGCGAacggcagcacccatgggtgaccGGGAAGCCGAGAGGGGCACCGGCTCCCCGGGCAGCCGGCGCTGGACCCGCTTACAAGGATGGAAACGTTCCTACAGCCAACCCGAGTCCGATGGCCCCGATGATGGGGCTGGAAAGGGCAGCGCCTGTTCGGGGGCACCCAAAGCCAGCACCCGCCGGTCCCTCTTCCAACGGGCCTTTTCGGCCCCCTCCAAGGGGACCAAGGAGACACGGGGACCTGAGGGTGGGAAGGCCACCCTGCAGAAGTACCTGCGCTCCATGTCCAAGAGGAAGGGTCATGTGGAGAGCGGTGCCAGGGCTGAGCAGGTGCCCCGTGATGCTGTCCCAG CGAGCACCCATGGGACGTCATCGATCCCGCTGGCTCCAGCACCCGATGCCCAGGTGTGGGATGTCTCCAACTTCTCGTTGGTGGACGGCCATCTGGTCCTcgtgggcagggaggaggag GCTTCGTGCAGGAGCAGGAACCGGACGGGGAGCTCCACCTCCGAGAGCACCAACCTGCACCCGGCGGGCGGCAGGAGGGACCCCG cATCGCCGCCAGCCATGGGGCCCCGCCGCTGGCTGCTCTGCACCGCGCAGGGAG ACCTGCTTACGGATGAGAGATGCACCCGGGGCGCCGGGAGAAGCACCGAGAGCGAGACCTCCCCCACCTCCCAGTTCAGTAATGTCAAG GGGCTGTTGTGGAAAAGGCTCCGGGAACGGAAAGGTCGTGGCGCCCCCAAAGTCGAGACGCCGGTGGCGACGGTCCCCGACGGCGAGAG GGTCCCCAGCCGGAGCGGTTCACGGGAGTCGCTGCTGCCACCGCCCAGCGCGGCCGAGCTGGACCTCACCGGGGACAACGTCATCGTCCGGCCCGTGCACGGCAGCATCGTGGGCGAGAAGTTCTGCTTTCAG ATCATCACGGGCGAGGGCAGCCGGTCCTTTGGGTGCACGTCCCTGGCCGAGCGCGACCGCTGGATCGAGAACCTGCGCCGGACCGTGCAGCCCAACAAG GACAACTGCGAGCGGCTGGAGTTGGCGCTGAGCCTGTGGGTGTACGAAGCACGAGACCTGCCACCTCGGCGGCGTCTCCGTTGTCACCTCCACCTGGACGGCACCCTCTTTGCCCGTACCACCGCCAAGGTGGCTGGTCCCGATGGCGAGCTCTTTTGGGGTGAACTCTTCCAGTTGGCCGCCCTACCACCCTCCCGTGCCCTCACTCTCGCCCTTTGCCGTGATGACCACCCCAGTCAACCAGTGGCCTCCATCACTGTCCCCTTGACCGAGTTGGCGGCCACCCGGCAGCCCTTGGAGCGCTGGTACCCGCTGAGCTGTCCTGGGGGAGGCGAGCGGGTGCCGTCGGTGAGGGTGCGCGGGCGCTACCGGGAGGTGCGGGTGCTGCCCATCGTGCGTTACAAGGAGTTGGCCGAGTTCATCACCTTCCACTACCGGGAGCTGTGTGCCCGTCTGGAGCCCACCATCGCCGTACGGCACAAGGAGGAACTGGCCGGTGCCCTGGTCCGCGTCTTGCAGAGCACTGGGAAGGCCAAG TCATTCCTCATCGACCTCGGTGTGGCCGAGCTGGACCGTTTCGATGACCGTGAGGCACTGATCTTCCGTGAGAACACATTGGCCACCAAGGCCATCGACGAGTACATGAAACTGGTGGGGGGCAAGTACCTCCAGGACACACTGG GTGAGGCCGTGGCCCAGCTCTGCACCTCAGATGATAGCTGCGAGGTGGATCCCAGCAAATGTGCCGGCCTTGACCTCTCTGACAACCAGAACAACCTGCAGCAGGTCTGCGAGGAGACCTTCCAGCGCATCGCTACGTCCTGCGA agccttcccagcagagctgggcgaGATCTTtgcagcctggcaggaggagtGCGTGGCGCGGGGCAAGGCACCCATCGGGCAGCGCCTGGTCTCAGCCTCCCTCTTCCTGCGGTTCCTCTGCCCCGCCATCATGTCCCCCAGCCTCTTCGGCCTTGTCCAGGAGTACCCAAGTGAGGCCACTGCCCGTACCCTCACCCTGGTGGCCAAGGTCATCCAGAACCTGGCCAACTTCACCAC GTTTGGTGAGAAGGAGGCCTACATGGGCTTCATGAATGAGTTCTTGGAGCACAACTGGAGCACCATGACAGACTTCCTGCAGAGCGTGGCCAACCCCGAGAACAGCATCCACATGGCCACCTACGACGGCTACGTGGACCTGGCTCTGGAGCTCGCCACTCTCCACCTCCTGCTCTGCGACATCTTCTCCAGCCTGGACCAG GCCacgcaggaggagctggagccccTGCCCACCATCCTCACCGCTATCAAGGAAGGGACCCCTGTCCCCGTCTCCGTCCGACTCAGCTCCACCACAGAGCGAAG CCCGGCAGAGAGCTTCAAACCAGGCTTCGTGCCACCACGGGACCTGAGCAAGCACAGCCCCCTCATCAAGAGCCAGTCCCTCATCAGCATCCGTCGCGTCCGGGGTCGGGAGGACGGGCCGGAACCGGAGCCATCACCGGCACCGGTACCGTCACCGCCGCCCAGCCGGGAACGTCGCAACGTGCAACGCACCCAGAGCGTGCCGGCGCAGAACAAAGCCGCCCGGCGCCTACGCAAGCAGAGCAGCGTCGAGCACGTGGCGGAGCCACCGGCTGAGGACAACCCAGGGTCCCTTGTCCCCCGCGACGCCCCG GGTCGCGGGAAGATGCGCTCGTCGGCGTCGCTGCCGCGCAAATCGACGGTGCCATGGCAGCGCTacgcggaggaggcggcggcggcggcggcggcacagGGCGAGCTCTACGCCATCCGCCCGCTGGAGAAG TACGGGCGGTTGATCGAGGCGGTGCGGAAGGAGGTGGCTGAAAACCGGGAGAAGTTACGGCTGGCAGAGGCGCGGGCCGGGGAGATGGAGGTCCAGCAGCGGGGGTTGcggcaggagcaggggcagcaCCGAGAGCAGCTGGAGCggctccggcagcagctggaggaggcaaATGCCCGCGCGGCCAATTTGGGGGCCAG GCTGACGgcggctgaaggcaccaggaagaAGGACCTGGAGAGGCTGAAGACCAGCGAGGAGAAGAGCCGAGAGCTG GAGAGACGGCTGTCGGCGCTGGAGAGGGAGCAGGCGGAGCTGCGGGCTGCCATCGCCCAAGCTCTGGGCCACCCCGGGAGGACGGGACGCCGGGTGCTGGCACGGGGTTGGGACGAGAGCGGTGACGATGCTCAGGCCACCAGCGTGTAA
- the RASAL3 gene encoding RAS protein activator like-3 isoform X3 → MEVEKPPLGPEPPTLLKTYKWRTAAPMGDREAERGTGSPGSRRWTRLQGWKRSYSQPESDGPDDGAGKGSACSGAPKASTRRSLFQRAFSAPSKGTKETRGPEGGKATLQKYLRSMSKRKGHVESGARAEQVPRDAVPASTHGTSSIPLAPAPDAQVWDVSNFSLVDGHLVLVGREEEASCRSRNRTGSSTSESTNLHPAGGRRDPDLLTDERCTRGAGRSTESETSPTSQFSNVKGLLWKRLRERKGRGAPKVETPVATVPDGERVPSRSGSRESLLPPPSAAELDLTGDNVIVRPVHGSIVGEKFCFQIITGEGSRSFGCTSLAERDRWIENLRRTVQPNKDNCERLELALSLWVYEARDLPPRRRLRCHLHLDGTLFARTTAKVAGPDGELFWGELFQLAALPPSRALTLALCRDDHPSQPVASITVPLTELAATRQPLERWYPLSCPGGGERVPSVRVRGRYREVRVLPIVRYKELAEFITFHYRELCARLEPTIAVRHKEELAGALVRVLQSTGKAKSFLIDLGVAELDRFDDREALIFRENTLATKAIDEYMKLVGGKYLQDTLGEAVAQLCTSDDSCEVDPSKCAGLDLSDNQNNLQQVCEETFQRIATSCEAFPAELGEIFAAWQEECVARGKAPIGQRLVSASLFLRFLCPAIMSPSLFGLVQEYPSEATARTLTLVAKVIQNLANFTTFGEKEAYMGFMNEFLEHNWSTMTDFLQSVANPENSIHMATYDGYVDLALELATLHLLLCDIFSSLDQATQEELEPLPTILTAIKEGTPVPVSVRLSSTTERRYRPAESFKPGFVPPRDLSKHSPLIKSQSLISIRRVRGREDGPEPEPSPAPVPSPPPSRERRNVQRTQSVPAQNKAARRLRKQSSVEHVAEPPAEDNPGSLVPRDAPGRGKMRSSASLPRKSTVPWQRYAEEAAAAAAAQGELYAIRPLEKYGRLIEAVRKEVAENREKLRLAEARAGEMEVQQRGLRQEQGQHREQLERLRQQLEEANARAANLGARLTAAEGTRKKDLERLKTSEEKSRELERRLSALEREQAELRAAIAQALGHPGRTGRRVLARGWDESGDDAQATSV, encoded by the exons ATGGAGGTGGAGAAACCCCCGCTGGGACCAGAGCCACCGACTCTACTGAAGACCTACAAATGGCGAacggcagcacccatgggtgaccGGGAAGCCGAGAGGGGCACCGGCTCCCCGGGCAGCCGGCGCTGGACCCGCTTACAAGGATGGAAACGTTCCTACAGCCAACCCGAGTCCGATGGCCCCGATGATGGGGCTGGAAAGGGCAGCGCCTGTTCGGGGGCACCCAAAGCCAGCACCCGCCGGTCCCTCTTCCAACGGGCCTTTTCGGCCCCCTCCAAGGGGACCAAGGAGACACGGGGACCTGAGGGTGGGAAGGCCACCCTGCAGAAGTACCTGCGCTCCATGTCCAAGAGGAAGGGTCATGTGGAGAGCGGTGCCAGGGCTGAGCAGGTGCCCCGTGATGCTGTCCCAG CGAGCACCCATGGGACGTCATCGATCCCGCTGGCTCCAGCACCCGATGCCCAGGTGTGGGATGTCTCCAACTTCTCGTTGGTGGACGGCCATCTGGTCCTcgtgggcagggaggaggag GCTTCGTGCAGGAGCAGGAACCGGACGGGGAGCTCCACCTCCGAGAGCACCAACCTGCACCCGGCGGGCGGCAGGAGGGACCCCG ACCTGCTTACGGATGAGAGATGCACCCGGGGCGCCGGGAGAAGCACCGAGAGCGAGACCTCCCCCACCTCCCAGTTCAGTAATGTCAAG GGGCTGTTGTGGAAAAGGCTCCGGGAACGGAAAGGTCGTGGCGCCCCCAAAGTCGAGACGCCGGTGGCGACGGTCCCCGACGGCGAGAG GGTCCCCAGCCGGAGCGGTTCACGGGAGTCGCTGCTGCCACCGCCCAGCGCGGCCGAGCTGGACCTCACCGGGGACAACGTCATCGTCCGGCCCGTGCACGGCAGCATCGTGGGCGAGAAGTTCTGCTTTCAG ATCATCACGGGCGAGGGCAGCCGGTCCTTTGGGTGCACGTCCCTGGCCGAGCGCGACCGCTGGATCGAGAACCTGCGCCGGACCGTGCAGCCCAACAAG GACAACTGCGAGCGGCTGGAGTTGGCGCTGAGCCTGTGGGTGTACGAAGCACGAGACCTGCCACCTCGGCGGCGTCTCCGTTGTCACCTCCACCTGGACGGCACCCTCTTTGCCCGTACCACCGCCAAGGTGGCTGGTCCCGATGGCGAGCTCTTTTGGGGTGAACTCTTCCAGTTGGCCGCCCTACCACCCTCCCGTGCCCTCACTCTCGCCCTTTGCCGTGATGACCACCCCAGTCAACCAGTGGCCTCCATCACTGTCCCCTTGACCGAGTTGGCGGCCACCCGGCAGCCCTTGGAGCGCTGGTACCCGCTGAGCTGTCCTGGGGGAGGCGAGCGGGTGCCGTCGGTGAGGGTGCGCGGGCGCTACCGGGAGGTGCGGGTGCTGCCCATCGTGCGTTACAAGGAGTTGGCCGAGTTCATCACCTTCCACTACCGGGAGCTGTGTGCCCGTCTGGAGCCCACCATCGCCGTACGGCACAAGGAGGAACTGGCCGGTGCCCTGGTCCGCGTCTTGCAGAGCACTGGGAAGGCCAAG TCATTCCTCATCGACCTCGGTGTGGCCGAGCTGGACCGTTTCGATGACCGTGAGGCACTGATCTTCCGTGAGAACACATTGGCCACCAAGGCCATCGACGAGTACATGAAACTGGTGGGGGGCAAGTACCTCCAGGACACACTGG GTGAGGCCGTGGCCCAGCTCTGCACCTCAGATGATAGCTGCGAGGTGGATCCCAGCAAATGTGCCGGCCTTGACCTCTCTGACAACCAGAACAACCTGCAGCAGGTCTGCGAGGAGACCTTCCAGCGCATCGCTACGTCCTGCGA agccttcccagcagagctgggcgaGATCTTtgcagcctggcaggaggagtGCGTGGCGCGGGGCAAGGCACCCATCGGGCAGCGCCTGGTCTCAGCCTCCCTCTTCCTGCGGTTCCTCTGCCCCGCCATCATGTCCCCCAGCCTCTTCGGCCTTGTCCAGGAGTACCCAAGTGAGGCCACTGCCCGTACCCTCACCCTGGTGGCCAAGGTCATCCAGAACCTGGCCAACTTCACCAC GTTTGGTGAGAAGGAGGCCTACATGGGCTTCATGAATGAGTTCTTGGAGCACAACTGGAGCACCATGACAGACTTCCTGCAGAGCGTGGCCAACCCCGAGAACAGCATCCACATGGCCACCTACGACGGCTACGTGGACCTGGCTCTGGAGCTCGCCACTCTCCACCTCCTGCTCTGCGACATCTTCTCCAGCCTGGACCAG GCCacgcaggaggagctggagccccTGCCCACCATCCTCACCGCTATCAAGGAAGGGACCCCTGTCCCCGTCTCCGTCCGACTCAGCTCCACCACAGAGCGAAGGTACCG CCCGGCAGAGAGCTTCAAACCAGGCTTCGTGCCACCACGGGACCTGAGCAAGCACAGCCCCCTCATCAAGAGCCAGTCCCTCATCAGCATCCGTCGCGTCCGGGGTCGGGAGGACGGGCCGGAACCGGAGCCATCACCGGCACCGGTACCGTCACCGCCGCCCAGCCGGGAACGTCGCAACGTGCAACGCACCCAGAGCGTGCCGGCGCAGAACAAAGCCGCCCGGCGCCTACGCAAGCAGAGCAGCGTCGAGCACGTGGCGGAGCCACCGGCTGAGGACAACCCAGGGTCCCTTGTCCCCCGCGACGCCCCG GGTCGCGGGAAGATGCGCTCGTCGGCGTCGCTGCCGCGCAAATCGACGGTGCCATGGCAGCGCTacgcggaggaggcggcggcggcggcggcggcacagGGCGAGCTCTACGCCATCCGCCCGCTGGAGAAG TACGGGCGGTTGATCGAGGCGGTGCGGAAGGAGGTGGCTGAAAACCGGGAGAAGTTACGGCTGGCAGAGGCGCGGGCCGGGGAGATGGAGGTCCAGCAGCGGGGGTTGcggcaggagcaggggcagcaCCGAGAGCAGCTGGAGCggctccggcagcagctggaggaggcaaATGCCCGCGCGGCCAATTTGGGGGCCAG GCTGACGgcggctgaaggcaccaggaagaAGGACCTGGAGAGGCTGAAGACCAGCGAGGAGAAGAGCCGAGAGCTG GAGAGACGGCTGTCGGCGCTGGAGAGGGAGCAGGCGGAGCTGCGGGCTGCCATCGCCCAAGCTCTGGGCCACCCCGGGAGGACGGGACGCCGGGTGCTGGCACGGGGTTGGGACGAGAGCGGTGACGATGCTCAGGCCACCAGCGTGTAA